One Cucurbita pepo subsp. pepo cultivar mu-cu-16 chromosome LG07, ASM280686v2, whole genome shotgun sequence genomic region harbors:
- the LOC111799300 gene encoding methyl-CpG-binding domain-containing protein 2-like, with protein sequence MVGGEENDLNDASFSNNKGTPRRDVVAVSSSSSSLSSSSSENELRKTRNKNDQSQCNDNASRELILYNPPAGDGGANEPVSPPIEHRRPSLLGHLTPKSSRVMLSVGAFTIQCAGCFKWRLIPTKEKYEEIREHLLEQPFYCENAREWRPDISCDDPADITQDGSRLWAIDKPNIARPPLGWQRQLHIRGEGSTKFADVYYIAPSGKKLRSMVDIQKYLSEHPEYQTEGISMRRFSFQIPKPLQENYVRKRRAHINASCDGSKLESGGVNPISCAPPDGSTALQLGKPGLPELLSAAPVNNHVVRPAKKVKRALAKEMEISSLELLELPSLKLDQYEK encoded by the exons ATGGTTGGTGGTGAAGAAAATGACTTGAACGATGCAAGTTTCTCAAACAACAAAGGAACTCCACGCCGAGATGTTGTAGCCGTTTCGTCGTCTTCATCGTCTTTGTCATCGTCTTCATCCGAGAATGAGTTACGCAAGACAAGGAACAAGAATGACCAATCTCAATGTAATGACAACGCGTCTCGTGAACTGATACTATACAACCCTCCTGCAGGTGATGGAGGTGCAAACGAACCCGTATCGCCACCTATTGAGCACCGACGTCCATCATTACTTGGACACCTCACTCCCAAATCTTCCAGAGTTATGCTCTCAGTAGGGGCCTTTACTATCCAGTGTGCTGGCTGTTTTAAATGGAGGCTCATTCCAACAAAGGAAAAGTATGAGGAAATACGTGAACATCTGTTGGAACAACCTTTTTACTGTGAAAATGCTCGTGAGTGGCGGCCTGATATCTCTTGTGATGATCCTGCTGACATTACTCAAGATGGAAGTAGGCTTTGGGCGATTGACAAGCCTAATATAGCACGGCCCCCTCTTGGCTGGCAAAGGCAATTACACATAAGAGGTGAAGGAAGCACCAAGTTTGCTGATGT GTATTATATTGCACCGTCAGGCAAGAAACTTCGTTCGATGGTCGATATCCAGAA ATACTTGAGTGAACATCCAGAGTACCAAACAGAAGGTATATCGATGAGACGATTTTCGTTTCAAATCCCGAAGCCTCTGCAGGAAAATTACGTGAGGAAGCGTCGTGCCCATATCAATGCATCATGTGACGGTTCCAAGCTCGAATCGGGCGGAG TGAATCCAATATCGTGCGCTCCCCCGGACGGTTCTACTGCATTACAGCTCGGAAAACCTGGGCTCCCGGAGCTACTGTCAGCTGCACCGGTTAACAATCACGTCGTTCGACCAGCAAAGAAAGTGAAAAGAGCTCTAGCAAAGGAGATGGAGATAAGTTCTCTTGAATTGCTTGAGCTTCCTTCTTTAAAGTTGGATCAATATGAAAAGTAG